One window of Micromonas commoda chromosome 1, complete sequence genomic DNA carries:
- a CDS encoding predicted protein, translated as MYDKILDDHVVDKQEDGTRLVYIDRHMVHEVTSPQAFEGLRTAGRVVRRPDCTLVTVDHNVPTSDRSAFDTVENFIKETDSRVQVLALEQNVEEFGLTYFGLDDKRQGVVHIIGPEQGFTLPGTTVVCGDSHTATHGAFGALAFGIGTSEVEHVLATQTLLQTPSKNMRITIEGELGDGVTSKDIILHVIGVIGTAGGTGSVIEFAGDAIRKLSMEARMSISNMAIEAGARAGIIAPDDITFEYLRGRPMAPRGELWDQAVAYWKSLVSDDDAKYDKEIIIKAVDIEPTVTWGTSPQDVVPISGIVPDPESAGDPQRAAAMRRALSYMGLQPGTKMENVAIDKVFIGSCTNGRIEDIRAVAAVAKGKKVADGVYAMVVPGSGVVKEQAENEGLDKILIDAGFDWREPGCSMCLAMNPDKLLPQERCASTSNRNFEGRQGNGGRTHLVSPAMAAAAAITGKLTDVRKLDVADELPVYTESKSYLSDDLVIAPLPKKGKGGAITGASGMPTFTVLKGKAAALDLQNIDTDMIIPKQFLKTIQRTGLGISAFYEMRYDKDGKERDDFVLNKDAYRNSKILITGDNFGCGSSREHAPWAINDFGIRCIVSTSFADIFFNNCFKNGMLPIKLPEADVRVLMSDAEAGAELEIDLPAQVIRRPGGSEITFDVDPFRKNCLIHGLDDIGLTLQKGNQILEFEKFRSAAYPWLDGAGYEERKASLAH; from the coding sequence ATGTACGATAAAATTCTCGACGACCACGTCGTGGACAAGCAAGAAGATGGAACTCGCCTCGTCTACATCGATCGACACATGGTGCACGAGGTTACCTCCCCTCAGGCATTCGAAGGCCTTCGCACGGCTGGCCGCGTTGTCCGCCGACCGGACTGCACGCTTGTCACGGTCGATCACAACGTTCCCACCTCGGATCGTTCCGCTTTCGATACCGTTGAAAACTTCATAAAGGAAACAGACTCCCGTGTACAAGTGCTGGCATTGGAACAAAATGTCGAGGAATTCGGCCTCACGTACTTTGGTCTCGATGATAAACGACAGGGTGTCGTTCACATCATAGGCCCAGAGCAGGGTTTTACCCTTCCCGGTACAACAGTTGTGTGCGGTGACTCCCATACTGCCACGCACGGGGCGTTTGGCGCTCTTGCGTTCGGCATCGGCACCTCCGAAGTTGAACATGTGCTGGCAACACAGACTCTCCTGCAAACCCCTTCTAAAAATATGCGCATAACAATCGAGGGAGAGCTCGGGGATGGGGTGACATCAAAGGATATAATTCTTCACGTCATTGGTGTTATCGGCACTGCAGGTGGTACAGGTTCAGTAATTGAGTTTGCAGGCGATGCCATACGAAAACTGTCCATGGAAGCAAGAATGTCAATTAGCAATATGGCAATCGAGGCTGGTGCTCGAGCAGGTATAATCGCCCCAGATGATATCACCTTTGAGTACCTGAGGGGCCGTCCGATGGCTCCACGCGGCGAATTATGGGATCAGGCGGTGGCATATTGGAAATCTCTAGTTTCAGATGATGACGCAAAGTACGACAAAGAAATTATCATAAAAGCCGTGGATATCGAACCGACCGTGACATGGGGAACCTCTCCTCAAGATGTGGTTCCCATTTCTGGCATCGTTCCAGACCCAGAATCAGCTGGCGATCCCCAGCGCGCAGCTGCGATGAGACGAGCCTTATCATATATGGGTCTGCAGCCAGGCACAAAAATGGAAAATGTCGCCATAGATAAAGTGTTCATCGGATCTTGCACTAACGGTCGCATTGAGGATATACGCGCCGTAGCTGCGGTGGCCAAGGGTAAGAAAGTAGCAGATGGTGTATATGCGATGGTTGTTCCTGGTTCTGGTGTTGTCAAAGAACAAGCAGAAAATGAGGGGCTGGATAAGATCCTTATTGATGCGGGCTTTGATTGGCGAGAACCCGGCTGTTCGATGTGCTTGGCCATGAACCCTGACAAACTTTTGCCCCAGGAGCGATGTGCTTCCACTTCAAACCGCAACTTTGAAGGTCGCCAGGGTAATGGCGGTCGCACTCATCTCGTTTCACCTGCGATGGCTGCCGCAGCTGCCATCACGGGAAAGTTGACCGACGTTCGAAAGCTTGACGTGGCCGATGAGCTCCCCGTATACACCGAGTCAAAATCCTATCTCAGCGATGACCTTGTAATCGCGCCTTTGCCAAAGAAAGGAAAAGGTGGAGCAATCACAGGTGCTAGCGGCATGCCCACTTTTACCGTTCTGAAGGGTAAAGCCGCAGCACTTGACCTACAAAATATCGATACTGACATGATCATTCCGAAACAATTTCTCAAAACTATTCAGCGTACCGGTCTGGGGATATCAGCATTTTATGAGATGCGATACGACAAAGATGGGAAAGAGCGGGATGATTTCGTGCTCAACAAGGATGCCTATCGCAACTCAAAGATCCTGATAACGGGCGACAATTTTGGCTGCGGGTCCTCCCGTGAGCACGCGCCGTGGGCTATTAATGACTTTGGCATTCGTTGCATCGTGTCTACTTCGTTTGCAGATATCTTCTTCAATAATTGCTTTAAGAACGGGATGCTTCCTATCAAGTTGCCCGAGGCTGATGTGCGCGTTTTAATGAGTGATGCGGAAGCTGGTGCTGAACTAGAGATCGATCTACCGGCTCAGGTCATTCGTCGCCCGGGCGGATCCGAAATCACCTTCGACGTTGATCCGTTCCGCAAAAACTGTCTCATACACGGTCTCGATGACATTGGGCTTACGCTGCAAAAAGGTAACCAGATTTTAGAGTTCGAGAAATTCCGGTCGGCAGCTTATCCTTGGCTTGATGGCGCCGGGTACGAAGAGCGCAAGGCCTCTTTGGCGCATTAA
- a CDS encoding predicted protein, with amino-acid sequence MSKGLTTPVAKLSQCCLKKSKRSFPGLSSTRRGEIHMIIGPMFSGKSTALIQRVKEDEAAGLQAQMVNSSRDVRYSSFEVVSHGGATRPCHCIEKLWDIPILLGFEHFSRVDVLAIDEAQFFPDLASFCISAAEDHHKKVIVAGLSGDFRRKRFGQISDLIPIADSVLKLTSNCAMCDMTSGLFSLRTTSNWENQELIGGPDSYKPVCRSCYTSAWAEQTT; translated from the coding sequence ATGAGTAAGGGGCTTACAACTCCGGTAGCCAAGTTATCGCAGTGTTGCTTGAAGAAATCGAAGCGCAGCTTTCCGGGCTTGTCCAGCACCCGGCGAGGTGAAATCCACATGATTATCGGACCAATGTTTTCAGGCAAGTCGACTGCCCTAATTCAACGAGTCAAAGAAGACGAGGCTGCTGGATTACAAGCTCAGATGGTAAATTCATCAAGAGATGTGAGATACTCGAGCTTCGAGGTCGTCTCACACGGCGGCGCTACCCGTCCGTGTCACTGCATCGAGAAACTTTGGGACATCCCAATCCTTCTTGGTTTTGAACATTTTTCTAGAGTCGATGTGTTGGCGATCGACGAGGCTCAATTCTTTCCAGATCTCGCATCTTTTTGCATATCTGCTGCCGAGGACCATCACAAGAAAGTAATCGTCGCTGGACTGAGTGGAGATTTTCGTCGGAAAAGGTTTGGGCAGATTTCAGATCTAATTCCAATAGCTGACTCCGTTTTAAAGCTTACCTCCAACTGTGCCATGTGTGATATGACCAGTGGGTTATTCTCGCTCCGCACGACATCAAATTGGGAAAATCAAGAGTTAATTGGCGGCCCTGATTCATACAAGCCCGTATGCAGGAGTTGTTATACAAGCGCGTGGGCAGAGCAAACAACCTAA
- a CDS encoding predicted protein produces MSKRQRNSRTLALFDVDGTLTAPRKRADANMLKFLKDLGEKISVGIVGGSDLIKIKEQLGEDAHKDYDFLFAENGLMAFKEGSLLKATCFKEYLGEEKLKKLINFILIYIANLDIPIKRGTFVEFRNGMLNVSPIGRNCSQSERDEFERYDNISRVREKMVKVLQTQFEEYNLTYSIGGQISFDVFPKGWDKTFCLQFVEKDYDEIHFFGDKTHRGGNDYEIYNSQRTIGHAVTSPEDTREQ; encoded by the exons ATGTCGAAACGACAGAGAAATTCGAGAACGCTCGCACTGTTCGATGTCGACGGCACTCTCACTGCACCTCGCAAA CGTGCAGATGCCAACATGTTGAAATTTCTCAAAGATCTGGGAGAG AAAATTAGTGTTGGAATCGTTGGCGGTAGCGACCTGATCAAGATCAAAGAACAGCTAGGAGAGGACG CCCATAAAGACTATGACTTCCTTTTTGCCGAGAACGGTCTTATGGCATTCAAGGAAGGGTCACTTTTAAAGGCCACTTGTTTCAAAGAATATCTCGGTGAAGAGAAATTGAAGAAACTCATTAACTTCATCCTCATCTACATCGCAAATTTAGACATTCCAATCAAGCGTGGAACTTTTGTAGAGTTCCGAAACGGTATGCTTAATGTTTCTCCAATAGGACGAAATTGTAGTCAGTCAGAACGAGATGAGTTCGAAAGATATGACAACATTTCTCGCGTCCGTGAGAAAATGGTCAAAGTTTTACAAACGCAGTTCGAAGAGTACAACCTTACATACTCCATCGGCGGCCAGATATCCTTCGATGTTTTCCCAAAAGGCTGGGACAAGACTTTCTGCCTTCAGTTTGTCGAAAAGGACTACGACGAGATTCACTTCTTCGGGGACAAGACACATCGTGGAGGAAACGACTACGAGATCTACAACTCACAAAGGACGATTGGCCACGCAGTGACTTCGCCAGAAGATACCCGAGAACAA
- a CDS encoding predicted protein: MHPLLSTAASLGGRGTLPPTTRSRINRLTICPGTRVRARAASQDADIVVVGSGVGGLTAAALLQYYGKNVIVLESHYAPGGATHGFQRKTSVGEFNFDTGPSFFAGLTTPNALNPLAAVLELLGESLETVKYDPLGTFHMERGKPGLRRHADLTKLVAEVRRFSPTGADELEAAVPKIRQLYDALSGLPTPALRADWKMGIIIASRYMKALARLGPYAPILPNPTAHLLEFLRVKDPWMRKLADLECYLLSGVDASGTVAAEFGAVFGASDDLGNSEFPRGGAQEITNALVRGFENFGGELRLNTHVEQVIVEDGRAVGVRMRNGDELRAPIVISNASVWDTYNQLIPDGAVSLKERERAIGIPHSESFMHLHLGIKGNGIDIDKLGGHHVVVRNENESISQPGNVCMISIASVWEPSMAPPGYHCIHAYTMEPYAGWERGPGYKEMKLERSAKLYEALEVIIPDIRSRVVLELIASPLSHQRWLRRYKGTYGAAIRAPDMFPGPQTGVRGLYRVGDSCAPGVGLPAAASSGVILANTLVGIVKHFELMDKVDTIAERAGRRTWKSLP; encoded by the coding sequence atgcATCCATTGCTTTCCACTGCCGCATCTTTAGGCGGCCGTGGTACCCTGCCCCCCACTACTCGCTCACGTATTAATCGGCTCACGATCTGCCCGGGCACCCGAGTTCGTGCACGTGCCGCGTCTCAGGATGCGGATATCGTGGTCGTCGGCtctggcgtcggcggcctgACTGCTGCAGCGCTGCTGCAGTACTATGGAAAAAACGTGATCGTTTTGGAATCCCATTacgccccgggcggcgccacACACGGCTTCCAACGCAAGACAAGTGTTGGCGAGTTCAACTTCGATACTGGCCCATCATTCTTTGCAGGGCTCACGACCCCAAACGCCCTGAATCCGCTGGCAGCGGTGCTGGAGCTATTGGGCGAATCACTCGAGACGGTCAAGTACGATCCACTTGGCACGTTCCATATGGAGAGAGGCAAGCCGGGGTTACGCCGACACGCAGATCTTACTAAGCTGGTGGCCGAGGTACGCCGCTTCAGCCCAACAGgtgcggacgagctcgaggcggcggtgccaAAGATTCGACAGCTGTATGACGCGCTAAGTGGGCTACCTACCCCAGCACTTCGTGCTGACTGGAAGATGGGAATCATAATTGCATCGAGGTACATGAAGGCGTTGGCAAGGCTCGGTCCTTACGCACCCATCCTACCGAACCCGACCGCTCACCTCCTCGAATTTCTCAGGGTCAAAGATCCGTGGATGCGTAAGCTCGCGGACCTGGAGTGCTATCTGCTTTCTGGCGTGGATGCATCTGGaacggtcgcggcggagttCGGCGCAGTATTCGGCGCAAGTGATGATCTTGGAAACTCGGAGTTTCCTAGAGGCGGTGCCCAAGAAATCACTAACGCACTCGTCCGCGGTTTTGAGAATTTTGGGGGTGAGTTAAGACTAAATACTCATGTCGAACAGGTAATTGTTGAAGATGGTCGCGCTGTCGGGGTGCGAATGAGAAATGGCGACGAATTGCGCGCGCCCATAGTGATTAGCAACGCCTCTGTTTGGGACACATACAATCAGCTCATCCCCGACGGAGCCGTTTCACTGAAGGAAAGAGAACGTGCCATCGGCATACCACATTCTGAGTCATTCATGCATCTTCACTTGGGTATAAAAGGTAATGGCATCGACATTGACAAGCTAGGTGGTCACCATGTCGTTGTTCGAAATGAGAACGAGTCCATTTCTCAACCGGGTAATGTATGCATGATATCAATTGCATCTGTATGGGAACCAAGTATGGCACCGCCAGGTTACCATTGTATTCACGCATATACCATGGAACCATACGCGGGCTGGGAACGTGGGCCAGGATACAAGGAGATGAAGTTGGAGAGATCTGCAAAATTGTATGAAGCACTTGAGGTGATCATTCCAGACATTCGCAGCCGAGTGGTACTGGAACTTATTGCCTCCCCGTTATCGCACCAAAGGTGGTTGCGACGCTACAAAGGGACTTATGGTGCGGCTATTCGTGCACCAGACATGTTTCCAGGTCCACAAACAGGCGTGAGGGGTCTGTATCGAGTAGGTGATTCGTGCGCGCCCGGAGTAGGCCTACCTGCTGCTGCAAGCAGCGGGGTAATCCTGGCAAACACACTTGTTGGCATTGTGAAACACTTTGAGCTGATGGACAAGGTGGACACAATTGCAGAACGtgcggggaggaggacgtggaAGAGTTTACCCTAA
- a CDS encoding predicted protein, translating into MDEKSPVNLVTGRNWGNKRTAHLSHVKMTRRLPITRALRTIQQTWSCRLKIAVTRFDVEPRNLCFLTNPAAVRSSINIVQCAADKARTSFNTSATPLSGARNDDNGSFFPSPGDNKVEITVSSDRDTEVVNPDGSPGSLLKRPPTAKYNGPLDLSLGETQHSRLRTGVDWHNSIELVDAIDSPRRTRKIDAPFTLSASSADDNTESALHDACRFRFEVTESDLVPEGLPKSLAEEFATSGTGRVMIRDVDARLWDKIQRRRSTLLHGGQGAGKTVSCVNLVARARKAGWHVLYVPSARALTIHSSYHRDDGSGMWDTPDHARLLLKWTQAALAVSSEPDPADVDAVSEGLESSDREANVVVNAALRVIENAKRRARAGSKVLFVVDEYNSLFGMTDMHEVLGPRKRGNIEAGKTRLCAALRNASDIVRSGAVYVGATSKAVQPTFQLSESLGGERGRGGSEVLEREKCQRFSTNEILGMVQHYEAAKSGLGAVHPSVDGHQLSMRLRVLTQGNGTEIRQLCAML; encoded by the coding sequence ATGGACGAGAAATCTCCGGTGAATCTCGTGACTGGTAGGAACTGGGGGAACAAGCGCACAGCACACCTCAGTCACGTGAAAATGACCAGACGATTGCCGATCACCCGAGCGCTCCGTACCATCCAGCAGACGTGGTCATGCCGTCTTAAAATTGCGGTCACCAGGTTCGATGTCGAGCCAAGGAACCTTTGTTTCCTAACCAACCCAGCTGCCGTGCGTTCTTCCATCAACATAGTGCAGTGCGCGGCAGACAAAGCGAGAACATCGTTCAACACGTCGGCGACCCCATTAAGCGGAGCCCGCAATGACGATAACGGCTCGTTCTTTCCGTCCCCTGGCGACAACAAGGTGGAAATCACAGTTTCTTCGGACAGGGACACCGAGGTTGTCAACCCGGATGGATCCCCAGGATCGCTGCTGAAACGACCACCGACAGCCAAATACAACGGCCCCCTGGATCTGTCACTCGGGGAAACCCAGCATAGTCGTTTACGCACTGGAGTTGACTGGCACAACAGCATCGAGCTTGTCGACGCTATTGACAGCCCTCGCCGCACGCGGAAAATTGACGCGCCGTTCACACTTTCAGCTTCATCCGCCGACGACAACACTGAGTCTGCACTGCATGATGCATGCAGATTTAGGTTCGAGGTAACAGAATCGGATCTGGTGCCCGAGGGCCTGCCTAAGAGCCTTGCCGAGGAATTTGCGACCTCAGGTACGGGAAGGGTGATGATAAGAGACGTTGACGCGCGGTTGTGGGATAAGATCCAGCGAAGAAGGTCAACACTCCTTCATGGTGGGCAGGGTGCCGGCAAGACCGTTTCCTGCGTAAATCTTGTTGCGCGTGCGAGAAAAGCAGGGTGGCATGTTTTGTACGTCCCAAGCGCTCGAGCATTGACGATTCATTCGAGCTATCATAGAGATGATGGCAGTGGGATGTGGGACACCCCAGATCATGCCCGTCTGTTGCTGAAGTGGACTCAGGCAGCCTTAGCGGTATCAAGTGAGCCCGACCCTGCAGATGTAGACGCAGTAAGTGAAGGCCTTGAATCCTCGGATAGGGAAGCGAACGTTGTCGTGAATGCGGCACTTCGTGTCATAGAGAATGCGAAGCGTCGAGCACGGGCTGGCAGCAAAGTGTTGTTCGTGGTTGACGAGTACAATTCACTGTTTGGTATGACAGACATGCACGAGGTGCTTGGACCTCGCAAACGGGGGAACATCGAGGCGGGTAAGACTAGGTTATGCGCCGCCCTCAGAAACGCCAGTGACATTGTAAGAAGTGGCGCGGTGTATGTCGGAGCCACAAGCAAAGCTGTGCAGCCGACCTTTCAACTGAGCGAGTCTCTAGGTGGTGAACGTGGAAGAGGTGGAAGTGAGGTGTTGGAGCGAGAGAAGTGCCAACGATTCAGCACAAACGAAATCCTTGGCATGGTGCAGCATTATGAGGCCGCGAAATCGGGGCTGGGTGCGGTGCATCCAAGCGTAGACGGACATCAACTGTCTATGCGGCTCAGGGTTTTGACACAGGGTAACGGGACAGAGATCAGGCAATTGTGCGCCATGCTGTGA
- a CDS encoding predicted protein, with translation MLSSQVFVGPLPPLHAQQKPTGPFISRRYDALPQLKSKLFCRMPAQVMAVLALSTSTDHTAMENTQEIFCLRRRTVLTSFFRQGLTIAMLQLSSCHASVANEETMSWSTYQDTKRFFRVKYPLGWEHVNKQGAALFLRNPKDFRAQIGVTVAPIKIGSLSEFGSVREVGERLLKAESLKESTVPGGVHMLSESERNGEISGIQFYDYEYIVTTTRGNKRVLSSVTVEKGMLYILNVQAGENENGQAIDGLKPNPYAQSVFGFDVGQNCVE, from the coding sequence ATGTTATCGTCACAGGTGTTCGTTGGGCCATTGCCCCCCCTGCACGCGCAGCAGAAGCCCACGGGCCCCTTCATTTCGCGTCGTTATGACGCGCTGCCACAACTGAAATCAAAACTGTTCTGCCGGATGCCTGCTCAAGTGATGGCAGTATTAGCATTGTCAACCTCAACTGACCACACAGCTATGGAGAACACGCAAGAGATTTTTTGTCTGCGTAGGCGCACTGTTCTCACGAGTTTTTTCCGTCAAGGCTTGACCATCGCGATGCTGCAACTCTCGTCATGTCATGCCTCAGTAGCGAACGAAGAGACGATGAGTTGGTCGACTTATCAGGACACGAAACGTTTTTTCCGTGTGAAATATCCCCTGGGATGGGAACACGTGAACAAGCAAGGTGCTGCACTATTTTTGCGCAACCCGAAGGATTTTCGTGCGCAGATCGGCGTCACGGTGGCTCCAATTAAAATTGGCTCTCTTTCAGAATTTGGAAGCGTCCGTGAGGTTGGAGAGCGTTTGCTTAAGGCCGAGAGCTTGAAGGAAAGCACGGTTCCAGGCGGTGTGCATATGCTGAGTGAAAGCGAACGCAACGGCGAAATCAGTGGAATCCAGTTTTATGACTACGAATATATAGTAACCACGACGCGTGGGAATAAACGAGTGTTAAGTTCAGTCACGGTGGAAAAAGGTATGCTATACATCCTGAATGTTCAGGCCGGCGAAAATGAAAACGGTCAAGCAATAGATGGTTTGAAGCCAAATCCATATGCGCAAAGCGTCTTCGGATTTGATGTCGGGCAAAATTGCGTGGAGTGA
- a CDS encoding p-type ATPase superfamily (calcium ion) has protein sequence MEDAHAKTVAEVFVQLAVDPSEGLSADDVWRLRRTWGRNELSKGQKKSFLKLVLKQFDDVLVKILLAAALTSLILGMANSEGIYSLIEPSVIACILIANAIVGVMTETNAAKAIEELGAYQAEVATVCRGGSLTVCPAAELVPGDIVELAVGDRIPADIRLSGIVGSTFRVDQAPLTGESESVTKTIEKIAATKAVLQDKTCIAFSGTIVTAGRAQGVVVATGMSTAIGQIQNAVTEVDCMDETTPLKRKLDEFGTFLSKVIAAICILVWLINIRHFRDYAHGGIFRGAIHYFKVAVALAVAAIPEGLPAVVTTCLALGTRKLAKQKAIVRTLSSVETLGCTSVICSDKTGTVTTNIMTITHVCAVNFVEAAADDKISLADCLTDYKVTGNGCAPEGDISEVLTEKVVDRPANLPSILHLAICSSLCNDSSLSYNGKTHSFDKIGESTEVALRVLAEKIGLPGFDDMPRALTYLSLEERASHCATYWRGQFERVSTLEFDRDRKMMSVIGKRKGQSILFTKGSPEAVLLRCTRVLTNSKGIAEPISTQVRDALTEKYRTYARRSLRVLALAMRPISSDQCHISPSDETGLTFLGFCGMLDPPRPEVKRAVDVCRGAGIRVVMVTGDNKLTAEAIAKQIGLDDYGGSGIMFPPDRSYEGLEFDEMDGLTQSNAALSMSVFSRVEPLHKTRLVELLKAHGQVVAMTGDGVNDAPALRLADIGIAMGSGTAVAKNAADMVLADDNFATIVTAVAEGRGIFNNTKQFVRYMVSSNIGEVVCIFIAAALGLPETLCPVQLLWVNLVTDGLPATALGFNKPEQDIMQRRPRRSDEPIVDRWLFVRYIVVGIYVGLELPDVVFTLIGGFVWWYMFHSGGPLMTWHQLTSFTECVEGVEKYSCDIFWKNRGPSTVSMTILVVVEMFNALNALSENESLLSQSPSSNPWLVGAIVISLLLHVAILYVPWLATIFSVTPLSSHEWCAVFWFSVPVILVDETLKFVTRSGQTARHTMWEGKLPPGHRVNMKYRTRYWFSII, from the exons ATGGAAGACGCACACGCCAAGACTGTGGCCGAG GTTTTCGTCCAACTTGCGGTGGATCCCTCTGAGGGCTTGAGTGCTGATGATGTATGGAGATTGCGGAGGACGTGGGGTAGGAACGAGTTGTCCAAAGGACAAAAAAAATCATTTTTGAAGCTCGTGTTGAAACAGTTCGACGACGTGCTGGTAAAGATCCTCTTGGCTGCCGCACTAACATCTTTAATTCTCGGGATGGCAAATAGCGAAGGCATTTATTCTTTGATTGAACCAAGCGTCATCGCCTGCATTTTGATCGCAAACGCCATTGTCGGCGTGATGACCGAAACAAATGCGGCGAAGGCAATCGAGGAGCTTGGGGCGTACCAAGCGGAAGTTGCGACTGTTTGTCGCGGCGGAAGCCTAACGGTGTGTCCAGCTGCTGAGCTTGTTCCTGGCGATATCGTTGAGCTCGCTGTTGGAGACAGGATCCCTGCGGATATCAGGCTGTCAGGAATAGTCGGGTCCACGTTTCGTGTAGATCAAGCACCGTTGACCGGAGAAAGTGAGAGCGTAACGAAAACCATAGAAAAAATCGCAGCTACCAAGGCGGTCTTACAGGATAAGACTTGCATAGCATTTAGCGGGACAATCGTTACTGCGGGGCGAGCACAAGGTGTGGTGGTGGCAACGGGCATGTCCACAGCAATCGGACAGATTCAAAATGCCGTGACTGAAGTGGATTGCATGGATGAAACGACCCCACTAAAACGAAAACTTGATGAATTTGGCACATTCCTTTCCAAGGTGATTGCCGCAATATGTATTCTTGTCTGGCTCATAAATATCAGGCATTTTCGTGACTATGCACACGGAGGCATATTTCGTGGCGCAATCCATTATTTTAAAGTCGCCGTTGCTCTTGCAGTTGCAGCTATTCCCGAAGGTCTGCCTGCGGTTGTAACGACATGTCTTGCACTTGGCACACGAAAGTTGGCAAAACAAAAGGCAATTGTGCGCACACTATCCTCGGTTGAGACACTTGGCTGCACTTCGGTGATTTGCAGTGACAAGACCGGGACAGTAACGACAAACATCATGACCATAACTCATGTGTGTGCGGTTAATTTTGTCGAGGCAGCTGCCGATGATAAAATTTCCTTGGCAGACTGCCTTACTGATTACAAGGTGACTGGAAACGGTTGTGCCCCGGAAGGGGATATCTCAGAGGTACTCACAGAGAAAGTTGTTGACCGTCCCGCCAATCTACCATCAATACTTCATCTTGCCATATGTTCCAGTCTATGCAATGACAGCTCCCTATCATACAACGGAAAGACACATAGTTTTGACAAGATCGGAGAGTCAACTGAAGTGGCACTCCGAGTTCTCGCGGAGAAAATTGGTTTGCCTGGCTTTGATGATATGCCCAGAGCATTGACGTACTTGAGCTTGGAAGAACGTGCGAGCCACTGTGCAACTTACTGGCGAGGGCAGTTTGAGCGAGTATCTACCCTAGAGTTTGACCGAGATCGCAAGATGATGAGTGTAATCGGAAAGCGAAAGGGGCAGAGCATTCTGTTTACAAAAGGAAGCCCAGAGGCAGTTTTGCTTCGATGCACACGGGTACTCACCAATTCAAAGGGCATCGCGGAGCCAATTTCGACACAAGTTCGAGATGCATTGACTGAAAAATATAGAACATATGCCCGCAGATCCTTGAGGGTGCTGGCACTCGCAATGCGTCCAATATCTTCAGACCAGTGTCATATATCACCTTCAGATGAAACCGGACTGACTTTTTTAGGCTTCTGCGGAATGTTAGATCCACCAAGGCCCGAGGTCAAAAGAGCAGTCGACGTTTGCAGAGGCGCGGGAATTAGAGTCGTGATGGTTACTGGAGACAACAAGCTAACAGCCGAGGCAATTGCCAAACAAATTGGTCTGGATGATTATGGCGGATCCG GAATCATGTTTCCGCCTGATAGGTCATATGAGGGCTTAGAATTTGATGAAATGGATGGTCTAACTCAAAGCAATGCTGCCCTATCGATGTCGGTCTTCTCCAGGGTTGAACCACTACACAAGACACGATTGGTTGAGCTACTTAAGGCACACGGCCAAGTCGTGGCCATGACCGGTGATGGCGTGAATGATGCCCCAGCATTACGTCTCGCAGATATCGGCATCGCTATGGGATCAGGGACGGCAGTTGCAAAAAATGCAGCAGATATGGTCCTTGCAGATGATAACTTTGCAACCATTGTCACTGCTGTTGCAGAAGGCCGTGGTATATTCAACAACACGAAACAATTTGTGAGATACATGGTCTCAAGCAATATTG GAGAAGTGGTTTGCATTTTTATCGCTGCTGCATTAGGCCTGCCCGAGACACTATGTCCAGTCCAGCTACTTTGGGTCAACTTAGTGACGGACGGCCTTCCTGCTACTGCTCTAGGTTTCAACAAGCCTGAGCAGGACATCATGCagcgacgaccgcgtcgatCAGATGAACCGATTGTGGATAGGTGGCTTTTTGTTAGATATATTGTCGTCGGCATATACGTTGGTTTGGAACTGCCAGATGTCGTTTTCACTTTAA TTGGAGGATTTGTTTGGTGGTACATGTTTCACTCAGGCGGCCCGCTCATGACCTGGCATCAACTCACGAGCTTCACAGAGTGCGTAGAAGGAGTTGAAAAGTACAGTTGCGACATTTTCTGGAAAAATCGAGGTCCAAGCACTGTAAGCATGACAATTTTGGTTGTCGTGGAGATGTTCAATGCCCTTAATGCTTTGTCAGAAAATGAATCGCTGTTATCCCAATCACCTTCATCAAACCCTTGGCTCGTTGGAGCCATCGTAATCAGCTTACTACTACACGTGGCGATTCTATACGTTCCCTGGCTCGCCACCATATTCAGCGTGACTCCGCTTTCATCCCATGAGTGGTGTGCAGTTTTTTGGTTTTCCGTTCCTGTTATCCTGGTGGACGAAACTCTCAAGTTTGTCACACGGAGTGGGCAGACAGCTAGGCACACAATGTGGGAAGGCAAGTTGCCACCTGGACACAGGGTAAATATGAAGTATCGCACTCGTTATTGGTTCAGCATCATCTAA